In Nocardioides sp. InS609-2, a single genomic region encodes these proteins:
- the uvrB gene encoding excinuclease ABC subunit UvrB, which produces MRPVTDLERRVAPFKVVSDYQPSGDQPAAITEITERVNGGVQDIVLLGATGTGKTATVAWVAEQVQRPLLVMQPNKTLAAQFANELRQLFPDNAIEYFVSYYDYYQPEAYVPQTDTYIEKDSSINEEVERLRHSTTNSLLTRRDVIVVSTVSCIYGLGTPQEYLDRMIRLKVGQEHDRDSMLRRLVEIQYTRNDMAFTRGTFRVRGDTLEIFPVYEELAIRIEFFGDEIERLMTLHPITGEVITDDTELHIFPATHYVAGPERMERAITGIELELADQLATFERQGKLLEAQRLRMRTTYDVEMMRQVGSCSGIENYSMHIDGRRRGSAPNCLLDYFPEDFLLVVDESHVAVPQIGGMYEGDMSRKRNLVDHGFRLPSAMDNRPLKFEEFLDRIGQTIYLSATPGNYELDKVSADGGEPDVVEQIIRPTGLIDPEVVIKPTKGQIDDLIHEIRTRADKNERVLVTTLTKKMSEDLTDYLLDAGIRTRYLHSEVDTLRRIELLRELRMGEYDVLVGINLLREGLDLPEVSLVSILDADKEGFLRSDKSLIQTIGRAARNVSGQVHMYADKITPSMEKAIDETNRRRAKQVAYNLEKGVDPQPLRKKIADITEMLAREDENTQALLQTWADAGQKGRAGGVQPKKSPTPSLSRLHNDLPDTAGIPTSDLAELIQALTDQMKNAAGELQFEVAARLRDEISDLKKELRQMMEATK; this is translated from the coding sequence ATGCGACCAGTCACCGATCTCGAGCGCCGTGTGGCGCCGTTCAAGGTCGTCTCCGACTACCAGCCGTCGGGCGACCAACCAGCCGCGATCACGGAGATCACCGAGCGCGTCAACGGCGGCGTGCAGGACATCGTCCTGCTGGGTGCCACCGGCACCGGCAAGACCGCGACAGTGGCGTGGGTGGCCGAGCAGGTGCAGCGTCCGCTGCTGGTGATGCAGCCCAACAAGACGCTGGCCGCGCAGTTCGCCAACGAGCTGCGCCAGCTGTTCCCCGACAACGCGATCGAATACTTCGTCTCCTACTACGACTACTACCAGCCCGAGGCCTACGTCCCGCAGACCGACACCTACATCGAGAAGGACTCCTCGATCAACGAGGAGGTCGAGCGGCTGCGGCACTCGACGACCAACTCGCTGCTCACCCGGCGCGACGTCATCGTGGTCTCGACCGTGTCCTGCATCTACGGCCTCGGCACCCCACAGGAGTACCTCGACCGGATGATCCGGCTCAAGGTCGGCCAGGAGCACGACCGCGACTCGATGCTGCGGCGGCTGGTCGAGATCCAGTACACCCGCAACGACATGGCGTTCACCCGCGGCACGTTCCGGGTGCGCGGCGACACCCTGGAGATCTTCCCGGTCTACGAGGAGCTCGCGATCCGCATCGAGTTCTTCGGCGACGAGATCGAGCGGCTGATGACACTGCACCCGATCACCGGTGAGGTCATCACCGACGACACCGAGCTGCACATCTTCCCGGCCACCCACTACGTCGCCGGTCCCGAGCGCATGGAGCGCGCGATCACCGGCATCGAGCTCGAGCTCGCCGACCAGCTCGCGACCTTCGAGCGGCAGGGCAAGCTGCTGGAGGCCCAGCGGCTGCGCATGCGCACGACCTACGACGTCGAGATGATGCGTCAGGTCGGCTCGTGCTCCGGCATCGAGAACTACTCCATGCACATCGACGGTCGCCGTCGCGGCTCGGCGCCCAACTGCCTGCTCGACTACTTCCCCGAGGACTTCCTGCTCGTGGTCGACGAGTCGCACGTGGCCGTGCCGCAGATCGGCGGCATGTACGAAGGCGACATGTCGCGCAAGCGCAACCTCGTCGACCACGGTTTCCGGCTGCCGAGCGCGATGGACAACCGGCCCCTGAAGTTCGAGGAGTTCCTCGACCGCATCGGGCAGACGATCTACCTCTCCGCGACCCCGGGCAACTACGAGCTCGACAAGGTCAGTGCCGACGGCGGTGAGCCTGACGTGGTCGAGCAGATCATCCGGCCGACCGGCCTGATCGACCCCGAGGTGGTGATCAAGCCGACCAAGGGCCAGATCGACGACCTCATCCACGAGATCCGCACCCGTGCCGACAAGAACGAGCGAGTCCTGGTCACCACGCTGACCAAGAAGATGTCCGAGGACCTCACCGACTACCTCCTAGACGCCGGCATCCGCACCCGCTACCTGCACTCCGAGGTCGACACGCTGCGACGCATCGAGCTGCTGCGCGAGCTGCGCATGGGCGAGTACGACGTCCTGGTCGGCATCAACCTCTTGCGAGAGGGCCTCGACCTGCCCGAGGTGTCGCTGGTGTCGATCCTCGACGCCGACAAGGAAGGCTTCCTGCGCTCCGACAAGTCGCTGATCCAGACGATCGGTCGCGCGGCCCGCAACGTGTCGGGTCAGGTGCACATGTACGCCGACAAGATCACGCCCTCCATGGAGAAGGCGATCGACGAGACCAACCGGCGTCGCGCCAAGCAGGTGGCCTACAACCTCGAGAAGGGCGTCGACCCGCAGCCGCTGCGCAAGAAGATCGCCGACATCACCGAGATGCTCGCCCGCGAGGACGAGAACACCCAGGCGCTGCTCCAGACCTGGGCCGACGCCGGCCAGAAAGGACGTGCAGGTGGGGTCCAGCCCAAGAAGAGCCCCACCCCCTCCTTGTCGAGGCTGCACAACGACCTGCCCGACACCGCCGGCATCCCGACCAGCGACCTCGCTGAGCTCATCCAGGCACTCACCGATCAGATGAAGAACGCCGCCGGCGAGCTCCAGTTCGAGGTCGCAGCCCGGTTGCGTGACGAGATATCCGACCTGAAGAAGGAGTTGCGGCAGATGATGGAGGCGACCAAGTGA
- a CDS encoding NAD(P)/FAD-dependent oxidoreductase, translating into MTVTEHDTDLLIVGAGPTGLYAAYYAGFRGLRVAVVDSLPELGGQITAMYPEKQILDVAGFPTIKGRDLVEGLVSQAATAKPTYFLDRSASTLEQVDEGVVVGLDDDTRITARALLITAGIGKFSPRPLPAGEGWLGRGMEFFVPSFAPYADKDVVIVGGGDSAFDWAQHLEPLARSVTLVHRREAFRAHARTVTEVRASSVEIITNAQVTRLVGDGRVSEVEISVDGAEPVLRPCQAVVAALGFIADLGALQQWGLEVEKRHVVVDSSMRASLPRIFAAGDVTEYPGKVRLIAVGFGEAATAVNNAAVAIDPSAHVFPGHSSEA; encoded by the coding sequence GTGACTGTCACCGAGCACGACACCGACCTGCTGATCGTCGGAGCGGGTCCGACCGGCCTGTACGCCGCCTACTACGCGGGCTTCCGCGGGTTGCGCGTGGCGGTCGTCGACTCGCTGCCGGAGCTCGGTGGCCAGATCACTGCGATGTACCCGGAGAAGCAGATCCTCGATGTCGCCGGCTTCCCGACCATCAAGGGGCGCGACCTCGTCGAAGGTCTGGTGTCGCAGGCCGCGACGGCAAAGCCGACGTATTTCCTCGACCGCTCGGCGAGCACGCTCGAGCAGGTCGACGAGGGCGTGGTGGTCGGGCTCGACGACGACACCCGGATCACCGCCCGGGCTCTGTTGATCACCGCCGGCATCGGCAAGTTCAGTCCGCGACCGCTGCCCGCCGGCGAGGGGTGGCTGGGACGCGGGATGGAGTTCTTCGTGCCCAGCTTTGCCCCGTACGCCGACAAGGACGTCGTCATCGTGGGTGGCGGTGACAGCGCGTTCGACTGGGCGCAGCACCTCGAGCCGTTGGCCCGCTCGGTCACGCTGGTGCACCGTCGTGAGGCGTTCCGCGCGCACGCGCGGACTGTCACAGAGGTGCGTGCGTCGAGTGTCGAGATCATCACCAACGCCCAGGTCACCCGGCTGGTCGGCGACGGCCGTGTGAGCGAGGTGGAGATCAGCGTCGACGGCGCCGAGCCGGTGCTGCGCCCGTGCCAGGCGGTGGTCGCGGCGCTGGGCTTCATCGCCGACCTCGGCGCGCTCCAGCAGTGGGGCCTCGAGGTCGAGAAGCGGCACGTCGTCGTCGACTCGTCGATGCGCGCCAGCCTGCCGAGGATCTTCGCGGCCGGTGACGTCACGGAGTATCCCGGCAAGGTCCGACTCATCGCCGTCGGCTTCGGAGAGGCGGCCACCGCCGTCAACAACGCCGCCGTGGCCATCGACCCCTCCGCGCACGTCTTCCCGGGGCACTCCAGCGAGGCCTGA
- a CDS encoding glycosyltransferase family 4 protein — MRVALLSYRSKPHCGGQGVYVRHLSRELVALGHEVEVFSGQPYPELDGGVRLTKVPSLDLYREPDPFRVPKLREFRDRVDVEEFLTMCTAGFPEPKTFSTRVARLLRARVDDFDVVHDNQVLGYGMLDIEKMGLPLVTTVHHPITFDRRIDLAAAPTRRKQLSLRRWYGFLRMQGKVARAARRILTPSESSRRDIARDFGVDPARMQVILLGVDDVFVPPTTPRVPGRILAMASADAPMKGISTLLEAFAKLRTERDVELVLVTRPEPGGRTEQLIDTLGIADSVRFVHGVSDAELVEIMGSAEVACVPSLYEGFSLPTAELMACATPLVVSRAGAIPEVVGPEGECAELVTPGDVGELLVALEQLLDDPERRERLGLAGRRRVQELFTWHAVAAATAAAYDEVITDFHQTATTR; from the coding sequence TTGCGTGTCGCACTCCTGTCCTACCGGAGCAAGCCGCACTGCGGCGGCCAGGGTGTCTACGTGCGGCATCTCAGCCGTGAGCTGGTGGCGTTGGGGCACGAGGTCGAGGTGTTCTCCGGCCAGCCGTACCCCGAGCTCGACGGCGGCGTGAGGCTGACCAAGGTGCCTTCGCTCGACCTCTACCGAGAGCCGGATCCCTTCCGGGTGCCGAAGCTGCGCGAGTTCCGCGACCGGGTGGACGTGGAGGAGTTCCTCACGATGTGCACCGCCGGCTTCCCGGAGCCGAAGACCTTCTCGACGCGCGTCGCCCGGCTGCTGAGGGCCCGCGTCGACGACTTCGACGTCGTGCACGACAACCAGGTCCTCGGCTACGGCATGCTCGACATCGAGAAGATGGGGCTCCCGCTCGTCACGACGGTGCACCACCCGATCACCTTCGACCGCCGCATCGACCTCGCGGCCGCGCCCACCCGGCGCAAGCAGCTGTCGCTGCGTCGCTGGTACGGGTTCCTGCGCATGCAGGGGAAGGTCGCCAGGGCTGCCCGCAGGATCCTCACGCCCTCGGAGTCGTCGCGCCGCGACATCGCCCGTGACTTCGGCGTCGACCCCGCACGGATGCAGGTGATCCTGCTCGGCGTCGACGACGTCTTCGTGCCGCCGACCACGCCGCGCGTGCCCGGCCGCATCCTGGCGATGGCCAGCGCTGACGCCCCGATGAAGGGCATCTCCACGCTGCTGGAGGCCTTCGCCAAGCTCCGCACCGAGCGCGACGTCGAGCTGGTGCTCGTGACGCGCCCCGAGCCGGGCGGCCGGACCGAGCAGCTCATCGACACTCTCGGCATCGCCGACTCCGTGCGGTTCGTGCACGGAGTCTCCGACGCGGAGCTGGTGGAGATCATGGGCTCGGCCGAGGTGGCGTGCGTGCCCTCGCTCTACGAAGGCTTCTCGCTGCCGACCGCCGAGCTGATGGCGTGTGCCACGCCGCTCGTGGTCTCGCGGGCCGGCGCGATCCCCGAGGTCGTCGGCCCCGAGGGCGAGTGCGCCGAGCTCGTCACCCCCGGCGACGTGGGTGAGCTCCTCGTCGCGCTCGAGCAGCTGCTCGACGACCCGGAGCGCCGCGAGCGACTCGGCCTGGCCGGTCGCCGTCGGGTGCAGGAGCTGTTCACCTGGCATGCCGTCGCTGCCGCGACCGCCGCGGCGTACGACGAAGTGATCACCGACTTCCACCAGACAGCTACCACCAGATGA
- a CDS encoding DNA-3-methyladenine glycosylase 2 family protein codes for MTPSATAQRTWRPQWPCPAGAILLQQRRGSGDPTYRIDAAGRHWRGIGTPEGPATLCIEVRPSCADVYAEAWGPGAAWVLDAVPDLLGAADDVTGFEPQHPVVVEAWRRHPHWRLGRSGLVMEALVPSIIEQKVTGQEAYSGFRMLVQRFGKPAPGPVAELRLRVQPTPEVLRGIPSWEWLKVHIDPARSKPIVHAARLAGSLERLVDLDPEEVDTRLRSLPGVGVWTSAEVRTHACGDADAVSFGDYHVAKDVGHALTGEAFDDAQLEEFLEPWRPHRGRVPALLGMARLGRPRRGPRMAPRTHLPGRTPGRR; via the coding sequence GTGACCCCCTCCGCCACAGCGCAGCGCACCTGGCGCCCGCAGTGGCCGTGCCCGGCGGGCGCGATCCTGCTGCAGCAGCGACGCGGCAGCGGCGACCCGACGTACCGCATCGACGCGGCGGGTCGGCACTGGCGCGGCATCGGCACGCCGGAGGGTCCGGCGACGCTGTGCATCGAGGTGAGGCCCTCCTGCGCAGACGTGTACGCCGAGGCGTGGGGCCCCGGCGCGGCGTGGGTGCTCGACGCCGTACCGGACCTGCTGGGCGCCGCCGACGACGTGACCGGCTTCGAACCGCAACACCCGGTGGTTGTCGAGGCGTGGCGGCGACACCCGCACTGGCGGCTGGGGCGCAGTGGGCTGGTGATGGAGGCGCTGGTGCCGTCGATCATCGAGCAGAAGGTGACCGGACAGGAGGCCTACTCGGGATTCCGCATGTTGGTGCAGCGCTTCGGCAAGCCCGCGCCCGGGCCCGTGGCCGAGTTGCGCCTGCGCGTGCAGCCCACTCCCGAGGTGCTGCGCGGCATCCCGAGCTGGGAGTGGTTGAAGGTGCACATCGACCCGGCCCGGTCGAAGCCGATCGTGCACGCGGCCCGGCTCGCCGGCTCGCTCGAGCGGCTCGTCGACCTCGACCCCGAGGAGGTCGACACCCGGCTGCGATCGCTGCCCGGCGTTGGCGTGTGGACCAGCGCCGAGGTGCGCACGCACGCCTGTGGCGATGCCGACGCCGTCAGCTTCGGCGACTACCACGTGGCGAAGGACGTCGGGCACGCGCTGACGGGGGAGGCGTTCGACGACGCGCAGCTCGAGGAGTTCCTCGAGCCCTGGCGGCCGCACCGGGGCCGGGTTCCGGCGCTGCTCGGTATGGCGCGACTGGGCCGACCTCGCCGGGGCCCGCGGATGGCGCCGCGGACCCACCTGCCTGGTCGGACCCCGGGTCGCCGTTAG
- a CDS encoding methyltransferase domain-containing protein: MLTVDFERLGLRPGERVLDMGCGAGRHAFEMYRRGADVIAFDQDADELAGVRDLFGAMKDAGEVPAGAEADVKEGDALQLPFADGEFDRIVAAEVLEHIPADIAAIHEMVRVLRPGGTLAVSVPRWLPEIINWKLSDDYHNVPGGHIRIYTDKELIDKVSKAGMEYDGAGYAHGLHSPYWWIKCAVGVTNDDHPLAKAYHRLLVWEIMKQPRVLKLAGKVLDPVIGKSMVLYFTKPVTTALDAD, from the coding sequence GTGCTGACCGTTGACTTCGAACGGCTGGGCCTGCGGCCCGGCGAGAGGGTCCTCGACATGGGCTGTGGCGCCGGTCGGCACGCCTTCGAGATGTACCGCCGCGGCGCAGACGTGATCGCGTTCGACCAGGACGCCGACGAGCTGGCCGGGGTGCGCGACCTCTTCGGGGCCATGAAGGACGCCGGCGAAGTGCCTGCGGGTGCCGAGGCCGACGTCAAGGAGGGCGACGCGCTGCAGCTGCCGTTCGCCGACGGCGAGTTCGACCGAATCGTCGCCGCCGAGGTGCTCGAGCACATCCCGGCCGACATCGCGGCGATCCACGAGATGGTGCGCGTGCTGCGGCCCGGAGGCACCCTCGCCGTCAGCGTGCCGCGCTGGCTGCCCGAGATCATCAACTGGAAGCTGTCCGACGACTACCACAACGTCCCCGGCGGGCACATCCGGATCTACACCGACAAGGAGCTGATCGACAAGGTCAGCAAGGCCGGCATGGAGTACGACGGCGCGGGATACGCGCATGGACTCCACTCGCCGTACTGGTGGATCAAGTGCGCCGTCGGTGTCACCAACGACGACCACCCGCTCGCGAAGGCGTATCACCGCCTGCTGGTGTGGGAGATCATGAAGCAGCCCAGGGTGCTGAAGCTGGCCGGCAAGGTGCTCGACCCGGTGATCGGCAAGAGCATGGTCCTGTACTTCACCAAGCCGGTGACCACGGCTCTCGATGCAGACTGA
- a CDS encoding VOC family protein, with translation MTWVRQPTALTRVVQVTFDAADPKSLSIFWAHALGYVNDDPPAGFETWEEALESLGVPPAQRNSASAIHHPAEAGPRVFFQQVPEAKAGKNRVHLDVRAAPGLQGDERMSALETECDRLVALGAARIRRHEPAPPMSHGFIVMADPEGNEFCLD, from the coding sequence ATGACCTGGGTCCGGCAGCCGACAGCGCTCACGCGAGTGGTGCAGGTGACCTTCGACGCTGCGGACCCCAAGTCGCTGTCGATCTTCTGGGCGCACGCCCTGGGTTACGTCAACGACGACCCGCCGGCCGGGTTCGAGACGTGGGAGGAGGCGCTGGAGTCGCTCGGGGTGCCGCCCGCCCAGCGCAACTCGGCCAGTGCGATCCACCATCCGGCCGAGGCGGGGCCGCGAGTCTTCTTCCAGCAGGTGCCCGAGGCCAAGGCCGGGAAGAACCGCGTCCACCTCGACGTCCGGGCCGCCCCCGGCCTCCAGGGCGACGAGCGGATGTCCGCCCTGGAAACCGAGTGCGACCGACTCGTCGCGCTGGGTGCTGCCCGGATCCGGCGCCACGAGCCCGCGCCGCCGATGAGCCACGGGTTCATCGTGATGGCCGACCCCGAGGGCAACGAGTTCTGTCTCGACTGA
- a CDS encoding hemerythrin domain-containing protein, with the protein MSTPIDLGRPVSGDVVELILEDHRRFESLLRDLRDSSSDRDAVRHAFATLHVAHATAEEQKVYPKLRRKDAITEHEAEHGAEEHAEGNEALLAVLELKGTDTQAFDDAVEELAKAVNHHLTEEELTILNPARDEVSQQVRDELGAAFATVRNAQVDDNCGTLANVRRIVASARHEGLLDDDDEEE; encoded by the coding sequence ATGAGTACTCCCATCGATCTGGGCAGGCCGGTCTCCGGCGACGTGGTTGAGCTGATTCTCGAGGATCACCGGCGCTTCGAGTCGCTGCTGCGCGACCTGCGTGACAGCAGCTCCGACCGGGACGCCGTACGCCACGCGTTCGCCACCCTCCACGTCGCGCACGCGACCGCTGAGGAGCAGAAGGTCTACCCGAAGCTGCGCCGCAAGGACGCCATCACCGAGCACGAGGCCGAGCACGGCGCGGAGGAGCACGCCGAGGGCAACGAGGCGCTGCTGGCGGTGCTCGAGCTCAAGGGCACCGACACGCAGGCCTTCGACGACGCCGTGGAGGAGCTCGCCAAGGCGGTCAACCACCACCTGACCGAGGAGGAGCTCACCATCCTCAACCCGGCCCGTGACGAGGTGTCGCAGCAGGTCCGCGACGAGCTGGGTGCCGCCTTCGCCACCGTCCGCAACGCGCAGGTCGACGACAACTGCGGCACCCTCGCCAACGTGCGCAGGATCGTCGCCTCGGCCCGTCACGAGGGCCTGCTCGACGACGACGACGAGGAGGAGTGA
- a CDS encoding Pr6Pr family membrane protein yields the protein MPPRSDLTRRAHAALAVLTLAALVLQFVLVVQDAGILIEQDTRPDLDVRLARFFSYFTIQANVLVFLVSAAVARGSHIARPMWQAVRLSTLTGIIVTGVVHWVALRPLLDLSGGPWLADKLLHVAVPLVAVVAWLAVGPHGLGLWRRVAQALIWPAAWAVFTLIRGAITGWYPYPFIDASDLGAGRTTFNVIGIALLFGAVAAGVLAVDRRLAQRQPVPRSSPL from the coding sequence ATGCCGCCGCGTTCGGACCTGACAAGACGTGCCCACGCCGCACTCGCCGTACTGACCCTCGCCGCGCTCGTGCTGCAGTTCGTGCTGGTCGTCCAGGACGCCGGGATCCTGATCGAGCAGGACACCCGTCCCGACCTCGACGTGCGGCTGGCCCGCTTCTTCTCCTACTTCACCATCCAGGCCAACGTGCTGGTGTTCCTCGTGTCGGCAGCCGTGGCGCGCGGCTCTCACATCGCCCGGCCGATGTGGCAGGCGGTCCGGCTGTCGACGCTCACCGGGATCATCGTCACCGGCGTCGTGCACTGGGTCGCGCTGCGTCCCCTGCTCGACCTGTCCGGCGGCCCGTGGCTGGCCGACAAGCTGCTGCACGTGGCGGTGCCGCTCGTGGCGGTGGTCGCCTGGCTCGCCGTCGGACCGCACGGTCTGGGTCTGTGGCGGCGGGTCGCGCAGGCGCTCATCTGGCCGGCCGCCTGGGCGGTGTTCACGCTGATCCGCGGCGCGATCACCGGCTGGTACCCGTACCCGTTCATCGACGCCAGTGACCTGGGTGCCGGCCGCACCACCTTCAACGTCATCGGGATCGCGCTGCTGTTCGGTGCCGTGGCCGCGGGAGTGCTGGCGGTCGATCGGCGACTCGCGCAGCGCCAGCCTGTGCCACGTTCTTCACCCCTGTGA
- a CDS encoding DUF1707 domain-containing protein: MATTDPWAAFEHDPRRAENSALRASDLDRDVVHRVLGEAYAEGRLDRDEFDQRSDSVTKARTLAELPEIMSDLVPSRAVVPAADRHEAAVAEYRSERRNALWGFLSASTICWVIWFATGMSFPWPLFVMLGTGLNLGRIAFERESRIAEEERRIEKRERKEIGQPEE, translated from the coding sequence ATGGCCACGACCGATCCCTGGGCAGCGTTCGAGCACGACCCCCGTCGCGCCGAGAACTCCGCCCTGCGCGCCTCCGACCTGGACCGGGACGTGGTCCACCGCGTGCTCGGTGAGGCGTACGCCGAGGGTCGGCTCGACCGTGACGAGTTCGACCAGCGCAGCGACTCGGTGACGAAGGCCCGCACCCTCGCCGAGCTGCCGGAGATCATGTCCGACCTGGTGCCCTCGCGGGCCGTCGTACCGGCTGCGGACCGGCACGAGGCCGCGGTCGCGGAGTACCGCTCCGAGCGACGCAACGCGCTGTGGGGTTTCCTCTCCGCATCCACCATCTGCTGGGTGATCTGGTTCGCGACGGGGATGTCGTTCCCGTGGCCGCTCTTCGTGATGCTCGGCACCGGGCTCAACCTCGGCCGGATCGCCTTCGAGCGCGAGTCGCGGATCGCCGAGGAGGAGCGCCGCATCGAGAAGCGCGAGCGCAAGGAGATCGGGCAGCCCGAGGAGTGA
- a CDS encoding MmcQ/YjbR family DNA-binding protein: MDVETMVAHCAEMPGAWPDNPWDHEYPVFKVGPGERGKIFAFLGATGVGVKAGVTREIADEWLQRYPDDAGVMAYIGRSGWNDLTWNGAIPDDEIIEAVEESYRLVVGKLPKKLRPEGWDERG; encoded by the coding sequence GTGGACGTCGAGACGATGGTCGCGCACTGCGCCGAGATGCCTGGGGCCTGGCCCGACAACCCGTGGGACCACGAGTACCCCGTCTTCAAGGTCGGCCCGGGGGAGCGCGGGAAGATCTTCGCGTTCCTGGGCGCGACCGGTGTCGGGGTCAAGGCCGGGGTCACGCGCGAGATCGCCGACGAGTGGCTGCAGCGCTATCCCGACGACGCCGGGGTGATGGCCTACATCGGCCGGTCGGGGTGGAACGACCTGACCTGGAACGGCGCGATCCCCGACGACGAGATCATCGAGGCGGTCGAGGAGTCCTACCGACTGGTGGTCGGGAAGCTGCCCAAGAAGCTCCGGCCCGAGGGCTGGGACGAGCGGGGATAG
- a CDS encoding phospholipase D-like domain-containing protein, giving the protein MSRPPTSTERLLTILRRTLLTFLGVQLALAIGMSLVDSYRRRGKKPKPFPTTAPTTVAIGDGAVTTYTYGQDLYDDMLAAIDGARKQILFETYIWKGDEIGEAFKKALASAAARGVEVYCIYDAFANLVVSPRFKHFPSSIKVLRYPVYAAGLRFWELRRYGRAHRKILVVDEEVGFVGGYNIGSPYATEWRDTHVRITGQGVWDLKRAFADMWNLNRRRLIGHSSRPLLLETASQWEPRIRFARNVPRLWMFPIRSMYLEAINRATGNIWMTHAYFLPDQDFVDAIKDAARRRVDVRLLLPLKSNHIVADWISRGYFSQLLEAGVRIFRFRDAMVHAKTSTIDGSWSTVGTANIDRLSLQGNYEINVEIIDPGMAATLEKIFLTDQGNCLELTIGEWEARDLHRKFTESVLAPLRPLL; this is encoded by the coding sequence GTGAGCAGACCGCCGACCTCGACCGAGCGCCTGCTGACGATCCTGCGGCGGACGCTCCTCACGTTCCTCGGCGTCCAGCTCGCGCTCGCGATCGGGATGTCGCTTGTCGACTCCTACCGTCGCCGCGGCAAGAAGCCGAAGCCCTTCCCGACCACCGCGCCCACAACGGTCGCGATCGGCGACGGCGCGGTGACGACGTACACCTATGGCCAGGACCTGTACGACGACATGCTGGCCGCGATCGACGGCGCCAGGAAGCAGATCCTGTTCGAGACCTACATCTGGAAGGGCGACGAGATCGGCGAGGCGTTCAAGAAGGCGCTGGCGTCGGCGGCCGCCCGCGGGGTCGAGGTCTACTGCATCTACGACGCGTTCGCGAACCTCGTGGTGTCGCCGCGCTTCAAGCACTTCCCGTCGTCGATCAAGGTGCTGCGCTACCCCGTGTACGCCGCCGGGCTGAGGTTCTGGGAGCTCCGCCGCTACGGCCGCGCCCACCGCAAGATCCTCGTCGTCGACGAGGAGGTCGGGTTCGTGGGCGGCTACAACATCGGGTCGCCGTACGCCACCGAGTGGCGAGACACGCACGTGCGCATCACCGGGCAGGGCGTCTGGGATCTCAAGCGGGCCTTCGCGGACATGTGGAACCTCAACCGGCGCCGCCTCATCGGCCACTCCTCGCGCCCGCTGCTGCTCGAGACGGCGTCGCAGTGGGAACCCCGCATCCGCTTCGCGCGCAACGTGCCGCGGTTGTGGATGTTCCCGATCCGGTCGATGTACCTCGAGGCGATCAACCGCGCCACCGGCAACATCTGGATGACACACGCCTACTTCCTGCCCGACCAGGACTTCGTCGACGCGATCAAGGACGCCGCGCGCCGCAGGGTCGACGTGCGCCTGCTGCTGCCGCTCAAGTCCAACCACATCGTGGCCGACTGGATCTCGCGCGGCTACTTCTCACAGCTGCTGGAGGCCGGTGTGCGCATCTTCCGCTTCCGCGATGCCATGGTGCACGCAAAGACCTCGACCATCGACGGCAGCTGGTCGACGGTCGGCACCGCCAACATCGACCGACTGAGCCTCCAGGGCAACTACGAGATCAACGTCGAGATCATCGACCCCGGGATGGCCGCGACCCTGGAGAAGATCTTCCTGACCGACCAGGGCAACTGCCTCGAGCTCACCATCGGTGAGTGGGAGGCACGCGACCTGCACCGCAAGTTCACCGAGAGCGTGCTGGCGCCGCTGCGTCCCCTGCTCTGA